In the Bos taurus isolate L1 Dominette 01449 registration number 42190680 breed Hereford chromosome 21, ARS-UCD2.0, whole genome shotgun sequence genome, one interval contains:
- the LOC132343316 gene encoding basic proline-rich protein-like: METPETVRSSPRKTHSLVGDAGLSPPRGEWGGVTFQAASAPRFLKSCGSPGPRGPRPGRAGGQSFPKLRRPGGGRARAGAGARRRRTGHSPPGAGPAPPRPRADRPRARPPPAAQGAGWSRRGWSRPPPARPLTRVRAARPAQQRRARPPPRSAASCSPGSPMSGGGEGPAAAAAAAGWKVPAGLQPGSRTRRPRRAALPRPHAPSRRHFLSRAGNPRRPPERARARARPAPAAGPRARARAGAAGARESGRLSAPPPRAPPPGPARARRPSLRPSPRRPPPGLSNGAAARAGAGPAAPSAAPPPRARARARPPAPRSPRPGRTPLSGSKSHASRVGARKDQVVGLRETVWALLPIEGGS; this comes from the exons ATGGAGACACCCGAGACGGTCCGCTCCTCACCCCGCAAAACACACAGCCTCGTCGGAGATGCTGGTCTCTCGCCACCTCGGGGTGAGTGGGGGGGGGTCACGTTCCAAGCGGCCTCGGCGCCCCGTTTCCTGAAAAGCTGCGGGAGCCCGGGCCCGCGGGGCCCTcggccgggccgggccggagGACAAAGTTTCCCGAAGTTGAGGCGTCCGGGGGGCGGGCGGGCGCGGGCTGGGGCGGGGGCGAGACGGCGCCGCACCGGGCACTCGCCGCCGGGCGCCGGGCCTGCGCCGCCCCGGCCCCGCGCCGACCGACCCCGCGCCCGCCCTCCGCCCGCCGCCCAGGGCGCGGGATGGAGCCGCCGGGGATGGAgccgcccgccgcccgccagGCCCCTTACCCGCGTCCGCGCCGCCCGGCCGGCTCAGCAGCGCCGAGCGCGTCCTCCGCCGCGGTCCGCAGCGTCCTGCTCCCCGGGCAGCCCCATGTCGGGGGGCGGGGAAGGGccggcggccgccgccgccgccgccggctgGAAAGTCCCTGCTGGGCTGCAACCCGGCTCGCGCACGCGGCGGCCGCGCCGCGCCGCGCTCCCTCGCCCTCACGCACCCTCTCGCAGGCACTTCCTCTCGCGCGCTGGAAATCCCCGCCGGCCTCCAGAGCGCGCCCGGGCGCgcgcgcgccccgcccccgccgccggcccgcgcgcgcgcgcgcgcgcggggGCTGCGGGAGCCCGCGAGAGCGGCCGGCTCTCCGCGCCACCGCCCCGCGcgcccccgcccggccccgcGCGCGCCCGCCGCCCGTCGCTAAGGCCCTCCCCCCGGCGCCCGCCGCCCGGCCTTAGCAACGGCGCCGCGGCGCGGGCGGGGGCGGGCCCGGCCGCCCCcagcgccgccccgcccccgcgcgcgcgcgcgcgcgcccggCCCCCGGCGCCTCGCAGCCCCCGCCCCGGGCGTACCCCCCTTTCCGGGTCGAAAAGCCACGCAAGCCGCGTGGGGGCCCGAAAG GACCAGGTGGTGGGGCTAAGGGAGACTGTCTGGGCCCTGCTCCCCATTGAGGGGGGCTCCTAA